In the genome of Chryseobacterium oryzae, one region contains:
- a CDS encoding bifunctional UDP-3-O-[3-hydroxymyristoyl] N-acetylglucosamine deacetylase/3-hydroxyacyl-ACP dehydratase, with amino-acid sequence MSDMQKTLQQEVTLSGIGLHTGKEVKLTIKPAKENTGFIFVRTDLEGHPQVEADVNYVVATERGTTLEKLGVKINTCEHLLAALVGCDIDNAILEMNASEPPILDGSSKYFVEAIESAGVVEQSMAREYLVVKEVLSYSDPATGSEITIIPSDTYEVTTMVDFGTKVLGTQNATMKNISEFKEEISSARTFSFLHELEMLLDHGLIKGGDISNAIVYVDKDLTPETTEKLKKAFGKDNVSIRPNGILDNLNLNYPNEAARHKLLDVIGDLALTGVKIKGKVIANKPGHYVNTQFAKKLNRQWKLQKKKNVPEFDLTKPPVFDINGIMRLMPHRYPFLLIDKVLELSDTHVVGLKNVTFNEPFFVGHFPKEPVMPGVLQVEALAQTGGILVLASVPDPENYSTYFIKIDKVKFKRKVIPGDTLVFKIELITPIRRGIVHMQGYGYVGDQVAVEAELMAQVAKNKVD; translated from the coding sequence ATGAGTGATATGCAAAAAACTCTTCAGCAAGAAGTTACTCTTTCTGGAATAGGTCTTCATACTGGTAAAGAAGTAAAACTTACCATCAAACCCGCAAAAGAAAACACAGGTTTTATTTTTGTAAGAACAGATTTGGAGGGACATCCTCAGGTAGAAGCCGATGTAAATTATGTCGTGGCTACGGAGCGAGGTACAACACTTGAAAAATTAGGCGTAAAAATTAATACGTGTGAGCATCTTTTAGCTGCTTTGGTGGGTTGCGATATCGATAATGCAATTTTAGAGATGAATGCTTCTGAACCTCCAATTTTGGATGGTTCTTCAAAATATTTTGTTGAAGCAATCGAAAGTGCAGGAGTAGTTGAGCAGTCTATGGCTAGAGAATATCTTGTGGTAAAAGAGGTTTTAAGCTACAGCGATCCGGCAACAGGTTCCGAGATAACTATTATTCCTTCAGATACTTATGAAGTAACAACAATGGTAGATTTTGGAACAAAAGTTTTAGGAACTCAGAATGCTACAATGAAAAATATTTCCGAGTTTAAAGAAGAAATTTCCTCAGCAAGAACTTTCAGCTTTTTGCATGAACTGGAAATGCTTTTGGATCATGGCTTGATTAAAGGTGGCGATATTTCAAACGCGATCGTTTATGTAGACAAAGATTTAACTCCGGAAACTACAGAAAAACTTAAAAAAGCTTTCGGAAAAGACAATGTTTCTATCCGTCCGAACGGAATTTTAGATAATCTTAATTTAAACTATCCAAATGAAGCTGCAAGACACAAATTGCTTGATGTAATTGGTGATTTGGCACTTACAGGAGTTAAAATTAAAGGTAAAGTGATTGCTAATAAGCCGGGTCACTATGTAAATACTCAGTTTGCCAAAAAACTGAACAGACAGTGGAAACTTCAGAAAAAGAAAAACGTTCCGGAATTTGATTTAACCAAGCCACCGGTTTTCGATATCAACGGAATTATGAGATTAATGCCTCACCGTTATCCGTTTTTGTTAATTGATAAGGTTCTTGAGCTTTCTGATACTCATGTTGTAGGGTTGAAGAATGTAACATTTAATGAGCCATTCTTCGTAGGGCATTTCCCTAAAGAGCCGGTTATGCCTGGAGTTTTACAGGTAGAAGCTTTAGCACAAACGGGAGGAATTTTAGTTCTTGCAAGCGTTCCGGATCCTGAAAATTATTCTACCTATTTCATCAAAATAGACAAGGTGAAATTTAAAAGAAAAGTAATTCCGGGAGATACACTCGTTTTTAAAATTGAATTAATTACGCCTATCAGAAGAGGAATCGTTCACATGCAGGGTTATGGATATGTAGGAGATCAGGTAGCTGTAGAAGCAGAATTAATGGCTCAGGTAGCAAAAAATAAAGTTGATTAA
- the lpxA gene encoding acyl-ACP--UDP-N-acetylglucosamine O-acyltransferase — protein MIHQLAAVDKRAKIGKNVVVEPFTTIAADVEIGEGTWIGSNVTIMDGARIGKNCRIFPGTVISAIPQDLKFDGEDTQTIIGNNTTLRECVTVNKGTKALGYTKVGDDCLIMATSHVAHDCIIGNNVIIANGCGIAGHVEIGDFTVMGGLSAVQQFGKIGKHTMISGGSLIRKDIPPYIKVGREPISYAGINSVGLRRRGFTNEKIFEIQKIYRYIFQMKMNVTQALIYIEKEMLPTAERDEILEFIKNSPRGIVKGYGTGKE, from the coding sequence ATGATTCATCAGTTAGCTGCCGTAGATAAGCGTGCAAAAATTGGGAAAAATGTAGTTGTTGAGCCTTTCACAACCATCGCTGCAGATGTTGAAATAGGTGAAGGTACTTGGATAGGATCTAATGTAACCATTATGGATGGTGCGAGAATTGGCAAAAACTGTCGAATTTTTCCAGGTACTGTAATTTCTGCAATTCCACAAGATCTGAAATTCGACGGAGAAGATACACAGACAATTATAGGGAATAATACCACTTTAAGAGAATGTGTTACCGTAAATAAAGGGACAAAAGCTTTAGGATATACAAAAGTAGGAGATGACTGTCTAATTATGGCAACTTCGCATGTTGCTCACGACTGTATTATCGGAAATAATGTAATTATTGCCAACGGATGCGGTATTGCGGGACATGTGGAAATAGGAGATTTTACTGTAATGGGAGGTCTTTCTGCGGTACAGCAATTTGGTAAAATAGGTAAACATACCATGATTTCCGGGGGGTCACTCATCAGAAAAGATATTCCGCCTTACATAAAAGTAGGTAGAGAGCCTATTTCTTATGCCGGAATAAATTCTGTAGGATTAAGAAGAAGAGGTTTTACCAACGAAAAGATTTTCGAAATCCAGAAAATTTACAGATATATCTTTCAGATGAAAATGAATGTTACCCAAGCATTAATCTACATTGAAAAAGAAATGCTTCCTACAGCAGAAAGAGATGAGATTTTAGAATTCATCAAAAACTCTCCGAGAGGAATCGTAAAAGGATACGGAACAGGAAAAGAATAA
- the efp gene encoding elongation factor P, with amino-acid sequence MATSNDIRKGLCIEYSNDIFKVIEFLHVKPGKGPAFVRTKLKSVTNGKVIDNTFSAGHKIDEVKVITRKFQYLYDDENGFHFMNNEDFSQLYLNKEMIENSNLMKAGEEVTIILKEADETPLSAELPQSVYLEVVEADPGVKGNTATNALKNAIVETGARVMVPLFIEPGDKIKVSTEDGSYLERVK; translated from the coding sequence ATGGCAACAAGTAACGATATCAGAAAAGGTCTTTGCATCGAATATAGCAATGATATTTTTAAAGTAATCGAATTTCTTCACGTAAAACCAGGAAAAGGTCCTGCTTTCGTAAGAACAAAATTAAAATCAGTAACCAACGGTAAAGTAATCGACAATACTTTCTCTGCAGGTCATAAAATTGATGAAGTAAAGGTAATCACAAGAAAATTCCAGTATCTTTATGATGATGAGAATGGTTTCCACTTTATGAATAATGAAGATTTCTCTCAATTATATTTAAACAAAGAAATGATTGAAAACTCCAACCTGATGAAAGCTGGGGAAGAAGTGACAATTATTCTTAAAGAAGCAGACGAAACTCCGCTTTCTGCAGAACTCCCTCAGTCCGTTTATCTGGAAGTGGTAGAAGCAGATCCGGGAGTAAAAGGAAATACAGCAACCAATGCGTTGAAAAATGCAATTGTTGAGACCGGAGCAAGAGTAATGGTTCCTTTGTTCATCGAGCCGGGAGACAAAATTAAAGTAAGCACAGAAGACGGTTCTTATCTGGAAAGAGTAAAGTAA